The Elephas maximus indicus isolate mEleMax1 chromosome 19, mEleMax1 primary haplotype, whole genome shotgun sequence genome contains a region encoding:
- the LOC126062081 gene encoding LOW QUALITY PROTEIN: keratin, type I cuticular Ha8-like (The sequence of the model RefSeq protein was modified relative to this genomic sequence to represent the inferred CDS: substituted 2 bases at 2 genomic stop codons) yields MTSTFISSFYPLGSTKAPEATSISISSTDVGGQPGVEVKDASHCLLATLAHANRVHVGRPSLCLPHCCHTACPLPGTCHIPGNIGSCGTYGEGTLNDHEKETMKFLNDRLASYLEKVRQLALENAELETQIXESSKCQETEVCLNYQPYFWTIEELQKKTLCSKAENARLITQVDNAKLAADVLRIKYESELSLCQLVEVDVYGMHNLLDDQSLAKADLEVQPESLKEEQLCLKSNHQQEVNILKHQTGVKLWIEVDSEPTVDLGMALGEMWCQYEAMVETSCQDVEQWVQAQSEGIGLQVMSCSEELQCCQSEILELRCMMNALEVERXAQHALKDCLQNSLGEAEACYSAELAQTRSLISNVEEQLSEIWADLEPQNQEYRALLDGRAWLEGEIATYRNLLETKGCKFPCNLCATPVSCVPPPCAPHPSCAPRTSCGPGSACRASTGSQF; encoded by the exons ATGACTTCTACCTTCATCAGCTCCTTCTACCCCTTGGGTAGCACCAAGGCTCCTGAAGCAACCAGTATCTCCATCTCCTCCACTGATGTTGGGGGCCAGCCTGGGGTAGAGGTCAAGGATGCCTCCCACTGCCTCTTGGCCACCCTGGCTCATGCCAACCGAGTCCATGTGGGCCGACCCAGTCTCTGTCTGCCCCACTGCTGCCACACTGCTTGCCCCTTGCCAGGGACTTGCCATATTCCAGGCAACATTGGAAGCTGTGGGACCTATGGTGAAGGCACCCTGAACGACCATGAGAAGGAGACCATGAAGTTCCTGAATGACCGCCTGGCCAGCTACCTGGAGAAAGTGAGGCAGCTGGCGTTGGAGAATGCAGAGCTGGAGACCCAGATCTGAGAGTCAAGTAAATGCCAGGAGACCGAAGTGTGTCTGAACTACCAGCCCTACTTCTGGACCATTGAGGAGCTCCAGAAGAAG ACCCTGTGCAGCAAGGCTGAGAATGCTAGGCTGATCACACAAGTTGACAATGCCAAGCTGGCTGCTGATGTCCTTAGAATCAAGT ACGAGAGTGAGCTCTCCTTGTGCCAGCTGGTGGAGGTGGATGTGTACGGGATGCACAACCTCCTGGATGACCAGAGCCTGGCCAAGGCTGACCTGGAGGTCCAGCCGGAATCCCTGAAGGAGGAGCAGCTTTGCCTCAAGAGCAACCACCAGCAG GAAGTGAACATTCTGAAGCATCAGACAGGGGTCAAGCTCTGGATTGAGGTGGACAGTGAGCCCACCGTGGACCTGGGTATGGCACTAGGGGAGATGTGGTGCCAGTACGAGGCCATGGTGGAGACCAGCTGCCAGGATGTGGAGCAGTGGGTTCAAGCTCAG tcTGAAGGCATCGGCCTGCAGGTCATGTCCTGCTCTGAGGAGCTGCAGTGTTGCCAGTCGGAGATCCTGGAGCTGAGATGCATGATGAATGCCCTGGAGGTCGAGCGCTAAGCTCAGCACGCTCTG AAAGACTGCCTGCAAAACTCTCTGGGTGAAGCTGAGGCCTGCTACAGCGCTGAGCTGGCCCAGACGCGGAGCCTGATCAGCAATGTGGAGGAGCAGCTGTCTGAGATCTGGGCTGACCTGGAGCCACAGAACCAGGAGTACCGGGCGCTGCTGGACGGAAGGGCCTGGCTGGAGGGTGAGATCGCCACATACCGGAACCTTCTGGAGACCAAGGGCTGCAA ATTTCCCTGCAATCTGTGTGCCACCCCTGTCTCTTGTGTGCCACCACCCTGTGCCCCTCATCCAAGCTGTGCCCCCCGCACCTCTTGTGGGCCTGGTTCAGCCTGTAGAGCCAGCACTGGGAGCCAATTCTGA